Within the Desulfosalsimonas propionicica genome, the region CCGTCTTGATTTGGCGGGTTGCTTCCACGCCGTTCATTCCGGGCATTGATATGTCCATAACAATAAAGTCCGGATTGAATTTCCTTGCCAAATCAACAGCTTCTTCGCCATTGGATGCCTCCCCCACCAAGTGGATATCCGCCTGACCTTCAATTACACCGACGAGTGCCTGACGAAATATTTTATGGTCGTCAGCAAAAACCACTCGCGTCTTTGCACCAAGGGCGAAATTCGTTCCTATATTACCGTTTTCCGACTGAATTGCTGACAAGTTGCTTCCCTATCATCTTTGACAGGCGGCTGCACTTGGGAACGTCGTGGCAAGTGTGCATTTTTAATTCAGAACATATCAATTTGTATAAAATCAAAGAGGCAGGTCAATAACACTTCATTCAAAGCTATTGATTACAGGGGGTCGAACGGAGTCTAAAACCTGCCTGATTGCAACGCCGATCTGTCTTATGGTGGAAGTTTTGGGGATCACACACCAGAAAACGTTATGCTGGTAAGCCATTTCTGGATGCCCGGTAAATGCGATAACGGGTAGTTCAGGGCGGATACCGACTATAGTCGTAGCCAGTATACTGCCGTTAAGGGGCTCCATTTTATAATCGGTGACCAGAAGATCGAAGCAATAGGGTTGTTTCCTAAAATTGGCCAGAGCCGTTTTTGGGTCCATCGGGCTGTTGATCTTATAACCCATGGATTCCAGTAATACCTTGCAATACTGGGAGCTAGCCTTTTTATCGTCTACAAGCAGGATGTTTTCTGTTCCCCAGGGAACGTCTTGGTCCTTAAATATTTTCACAAGATCTTTATCATAAAATATTTTCATTTATCCGGCAGTTTTTTTGATTTTAAATGAAGCAAAAAGCATCCGCATAAATGAAAAAGTCTGCACGGTTCAAATACAATCCGATCCGAAGAACACCGCAACAAGTACCAGTATAATGCTTCATCTTTGATAAAAAATATAACGGTTGGGGTCTTTCCTGTCTGTAGGAGTTAACCGGATTCTTTTTTCAGGCAAAAACTTACAGCCTTCTATTCCGCCGGCCGACATTCCCGGGCTGAGCGCTGGTTTACACGAAACCCGAAAACTTGGTTTTTAGTTGACAGCTTTTTAAATTTGCTGCTGCAGAATACGGCTATCATGGCTCTCTCCAGCCAATACCCTTTCCGGTGCACATTGCCGGAATAAGGGCTGCCATATAGGCTCTTTCATATTATTAAAAAAACACCTCCGGTCGTGTGACGCAGTATGCACTATGCAGTTTGCAAAAATGTTATCAGAGAGTTTCGCCCGGAAATGCTTGGTGTCTAAATAAAAATTAAGAAACGGTAAGGGTGCGGACTGCCTCCAGGAGAGATTGTCGACACAGGAGCCTCTGGCGAACTCGGCGAGGTGTTTACCAGGACGCATCCATCTTCCAGACAATCAGTTCATCATCCAGATAGCGCCATTTAAAATTGAGGCATAGCCGACCCAGAGCATATATGGAACCATCAGCCATCCGGCCATGGTGATTTTTTTGAAAAACAATATGGTTGTTATAACAATGGCGGCCAAAAGCAGGAGGATCTCAAAAAACGCCCATCCCGGCTCCTGCGTGCTGAAGAAAATTCTGGACCACAATCCGTTTAACACCAGTTGGATAAAAAAAGCGGCGAGCGCGGCTTTGGCTGCCAAGAATCCGAACCTGTCCCAGATGACCCAGGCAGCGACGCCCATCATGATGTAAAGGGCGGTCCACACCGGCCCAAACACCCAGCCCGGTGGATTCCATGCCGGCTTGTTTAACGCATCATACCAGTCGGAAGGGGCAGTGCCAGGCGATACAAGGGCACCGGCCCAGGCAACCAGAAAGCAAATACCAACCCAGAAAACAAGGCCGGCCAATCTC harbors:
- a CDS encoding tryptophan-rich sensory protein, with product MFQFIRRIANPFFPRRCIKHRELEYLRWGSLSDYCHCPAHLLFAIFKKQKKFHNGEDVLVSGFGEFKGQAKSPRKGRNPATGDNLMMEGRGVVTFKPPGRLRNRINGNYKGVDSVRQPVLRLAGLVFWVGICFLVAWAGALVSPGTAPSDWYDALNKPAWNPPGWVFGPVWTALYIMMGVAAWVIWDRFGFLAAKAALAAFFIQLVLNGLWSRIFFSTQEPGWAFFEILLLLAAIVITTILFFKKITMAGWLMVPYMLWVGYASILNGAIWMMN
- a CDS encoding response regulator produces the protein MSAIQSENGNIGTNFALGAKTRVVFADDHKIFRQALVGVIEGQADIHLVGEASNGEEAVDLARKFNPDFIVMDISMPGMNGVEATRQIKTELPSVRVVVLSMYQDKQIARTMIEAGAEAFLTKSVSSAELLQAIRG
- a CDS encoding response regulator, coding for MKIFYDKDLVKIFKDQDVPWGTENILLVDDKKASSQYCKVLLESMGYKINSPMDPKTALANFRKQPYCFDLLVTDYKMEPLNGSILATTIVGIRPELPVIAFTGHPEMAYQHNVFWCVIPKTSTIRQIGVAIRQVLDSVRPPVINSFE